In the genome of Anabaena cylindrica PCC 7122, the window TCTTAGTTAAAGCAGCCGCATGGGTATTATCACCAAAAACCACCGCTTTCTTCCCAGTTAAATTCTGACAGTCAATCGAACGGGAAAACCAAGCAGCTTGGGATACATGGAGAGTTTGTTCATTAATGAAGTCTTCGTAATCAACCTCACCACCTTGGGCATTAATTACCTGCTGAATTTTGCGGATACATCTTGCCGTTTCCACAACACCCATCGGCGTAATATCTACGTAAGGAGTCCCGAATTCTTCTTCTAAATATTTAGCTGTAGTTAAACCAAGTTCACGGTAAGGAACTAGATTAAACCAAGCTTTTGGCATATTCTTCAACTCGTGAACCGAAGCACCTTCAGGAATGACAGTATTTACCTCAATTCCCAAATCAGCCATTAGCCGTTTCAGTTCAGTACAGTCGTGATTATTGTGGAAACCAAGAGTAGAAATACCAAAGATGTTAACTGAAGGTTTAGCAGTTTTTTCTGTTGGTAGTTCCCCACGCTTGCGGGCTTTCTCAATGTAATATTGAACGATTTGTTGTAGAGTCCGGTCTGCGGCTTGTAATTCGTTGTAGCGGTAATGGTTCACGTCCGCCAGCATTACGTCCCCTTTCGCTTCCAACTGCGCCCTTTCCACAAAGTTGTGTAAGTCTTCTTGCAGAATGCTGGAGGTGCAGGTGGGGGTTAAGACAATTAAATCGGGGTGTTCTTCAGCGTCTTTGCGGGTGATGTTATCCACCACCTTTTCTTGAGAACCACGCGCTAAAACGTTTCTGTCAACCACACTGGTTGTCACTGGGGTAAAGTCTCTCTCCCGCGATAGCATGGAACGCAT includes:
- the bchB gene encoding ferredoxin:protochlorophyllide reductase (ATP-dependent) subunit B produces the protein MKLAYWMYSGPAHIGTLRIASSFKNVHAIMHAPLGDDYFNVMRSMLSRERDFTPVTTSVVDRNVLARGSQEKVVDNITRKDAEEHPDLIVLTPTCTSSILQEDLHNFVERAQLEAKGDVMLADVNHYRYNELQAADRTLQQIVQYYIEKARKRGELPTEKTAKPSVNIFGISTLGFHNNHDCTELKRLMADLGIEVNTVIPEGASVHELKNMPKAWFNLVPYRELGLTTAKYLEEEFGTPYVDITPMGVVETARCIRKIQQVINAQGGEVDYEDFINEQTLHVSQAAWFSRSIDCQNLTGKKAVVFGDNTHAAALTKILSREMGIHVVWAGTYCKYDADWFREQVSEYCDEVLITDDHGEIGDAIARVEPSAIFGTQMERHVGKRLDIPCGVIAAPIHVQNFPIGYKPFMGYEGTNQITDLIYNSFTLGMEDHLLEIFGGHDTKEVITKGISAESGLNWTKDGQAELNKIPGFVRGKVKRNTEKFARERGFKDISAEVLYAAKESVGA